Genomic segment of Siniperca chuatsi isolate FFG_IHB_CAS linkage group LG16, ASM2008510v1, whole genome shotgun sequence:
ATGAAAAGTAAGAAGCATTTATTTTCATCCAAAACATAGCTTGAGAGTGGCCCCTTCAGTCTAGGCAAAGCTAGGCTGTCCTGGGTTGTAATCGACTGAACGTTTGTCCAGCTGCTCTTGCTGCTCTTGCTGCTCTGCCACATTCTGTTTTCCTTTGATAAGACtggtggagggagagaagatTCAGCAGCAGAACGTATCGTTGTGAGGAGAGAAGTTGAAGTAGTAATAGTGtttgtattagtattattattatatatgtgaAATATAGAATTTGTTCACATTCATTGAGACAGTTAAAAGAATGTCACTTTAGCTTTGATATTTATTGTAACAATAGTAATTTAGTAGTTGTAAAAATAGTAACAATGGTAGAAGCACAGGTCCTTACCTATGGATCCCTGAATAAAACAGATGAGAAGAAAACGATTACATTAAATCTGAACTCTTAACTTTATATCACACATCACAGGAAAATAGTAACAGTATTACAATAACATTATTGGTTGTAGTACAGAACAGTCAGCAGAGCAATAAATTCAGACACACATTGTATAGTAGAGGATTTGTGCATACTTGTAAATAAGTATTACACAGTTTTTGAAGTCATCGCATTACATTTATTGAGTCCATGACTGTACCATAGTGGTAATTTTGTCAGCtatgtttttattcagtctTAGTCCtgtgtcaaatgttttgttagtttttatcaTATTTAGTCAACCTTatcctgttttcttttatgtgtACCTTTCAATTTCTTTGGATATTTATACCAACAATTTTATGGCCACACAGCCTCAGTGTAATGAAAATAGGCCCAAATATCACCTGTTTCTTTCTCCCAAGCCctgttgttgtcattgttaaTTTTAACTTTCTTTCTGTAAAATAGTTGATGTAAGTTACTCTGAGTCCTCCTGACTGTGCTCATTGTGTGCTACAGGTGTAGTCCTGATATGGCATGTGCAGCAAAGGACACGAAACTGGTGTGTGCAGCACAGGAAACGGAACTGctgcattgaaaaaaaaaaaaacagtctatAATATTCGTCAACAGTATTGCATGTTGATACAGTCAGTTTTTAATGACGTCGGTGCAGTCTCGTAATTGTCTCGTCTTTGTCATGGAAAAAAGGTATTTAGTCAGTTTTTGTTAACGAAATTAACACTACTGTACCATGGATTAGTGCTCCAATAAAGCCCTCTCCAGGTTCAGCCATGAGAACAACCATGGACAACACAAGAAACACCACGATACACTTCAtcctaaaacagaaacaaaaaatgttaattgttaAAAGTTTGCTTGTTCACAAGAAAATTAGGTTGGAATATTTAGTTCTTACCTTTCACTGATTCAGAGTCAAAGACAAAATGCTGTTCTCAAACAGAGCAGTGAGAGAGTTATGCAAATATCTGTGCCTACTGGTAGGCTGATGCGCCTCTCTTTATATATGCAGGACTGAATTCATTTAGTAATTGCGTAATATTTTGAAGTATTGGCATTTGGGCCAGTCAGGTTATCAGTCTAATCTTAGCCTCCAAACCAGACCTGGTCAAGTCATGTCAGACCAGGTCTCTGTTCTCTCATCACTTCCTCCTGTTCAAGGTTTCAGTTTAGCCCACGTGAATGAGTGATTAGACAATATAGTATTAGACAAtagttaattaaaaaagaagtcCGCTTcttaattgtgaggatttgttgctttctctgttttgtataattgtaattcaaatatttcattCGATACGATgacgtcatcttgggctctgggaaattttgatgggcattttttactATAGTCTGACATTCTGTAGACTGCTGGGCTATTTGGGTCAAATAGCAAATCGAGAGATTAatcaagaataaaaataaaacaaacatccaaTGGCATTAACACTCCACCACAACATTTCTTTAACAGTGTTCTCATTATTCAGaatttttaatgttgatttaTATCTCCTGCTATGTAAACATGCTTCATTGCTTCCTGGCCCAGGTGCAATTGTGTAtacttcatttttttcttttcctgagTGGTGGCGAGTGGTATTCAGatagttgcaaactgcaatttcattgctagatgtcacaaaatcctacacactgctcctttaagtttttttatggaaaacaatgaaaaacaatgtcTGCGAAGTCACTGCAGGGGACCATAAACATAGTTGGCTCCTTGCTGTATCAGTGTTAACAGCTTGATTATTATCTTATCACTTCCCCATGcaatgtttcttcttttcttgcAACTTAGAAGAACTAGGCAAGACAGACAAGTAAAATGGGAAATAGTTGTTACTGAGTTCTTTTTTGGCCTTTTTCATTTAAACGTATGCCATTTTAGAGCATTCTTTAATAGCTAAGGATTGCCTGGCAAAAGAATATTCCCCATATTTTAAGTGATAAAGCAGGGGTTTTCAGTTCTCCTCCATCTTTGCTGCtcattgctgtggtgtttttgtccTGCACCTAATAGAGTTTACttgtcaaacaaaatgaaatgggGCAAAAACGGAtatttttcttcagtgttgGAGGTTCTGTAGTTTGTGCTTGTCTCTTTTTCCATAGTCATGATGACTACTGTGGCTCAGTTTTCCTAAATATCTGTTTATCCTAAGCAGGCCAATATTGTTCAAGCATCATTGTGGATTTTTCCTGGGAAAGAGCTTTTGGACATTAAATGTCcatgaattaaacaaatatttaaaaaatatacatttataagCAATCCTCCTGCATTTATTAATATCTCACTTAATAGACAAAGTTATCACGTCCAACTTTTGATCACCAGGGCTCCATTTAAAAGTATGTACCATAAAACATGACCTGGGCAATTATTTACAAGTTCCACCACGTATACACCTGTCTGGCCTGCACAGtggataaaaatacatgtaaataacatgcagcaaaagacaaaacaaagaatccTGCACAGTGCAGTGGCATCAGGCATTAAGTAGGCTCAGAAGcacatgtgtttctgtttgtgacAAAGTGGATGTTCTCTGTGCACTTCTGGACAAAAGACATTCTGTAACTCAGTAAAAATATATAGAGGGATAATATTGTCTCTGGTGTGCAATGTTGCACTTTTGATACAGTAATGATTGTTGATTTGACTCTTTTTTGCTCTTCACTGTtcccatttacatttttcttttttttatcatgtaaCCTCCCTTCTGTAATATTGACCCATTAGGAGCACACAAATAATAATTGAGTATCAGTCATGGCTGTCGTTCACTTAGGTTGAAGCCATGATGAAGAACAATCAGCAGGCCCTAATTGAACTAAACATAGAGAGCATTTGATGAAACCTTTCTGCTGactacatttacagtatctaAACTAACAAAATACAGCATATTGATTTTGCTTAATGGAGAGATGTTCAAGTAAAAACTCTCTACATGACCACATAAGTATCAAatcatgtgtgtgaatgagcagAAATGTAGTTTCTGATCCATCCAACCTGAACAGCTCTCTAAACTGGTTCCATTCGTGTGACAGTACAGATAGTGAGATGTCTGAGGTCTTTGTGTGATGTGGAATGCCAAGAAACCAGCATCTTGGGTCCTGACAAACCAACAGACAATAAAGAGCCACAAGCTAAGGGTTTGTGGTGTAAGCCCCTGTCTGCTGTTTCAGAGAACTCAGTCAAGTCTCACTGTAGCACTGAAATCTAAGGACAAATTCACAGCATCAGCTAAAATCAACCATCTACAGGTCTTTGCACGTTTTGTTCAAGCATGAAGCTTTATTTCTCACTGTTTCACCAGCTTTTTGGTGTGATGACACTTGAATTGGTGTGATGACACTTGAATTCTGAACTGCAATTAACTATTATGATGCAACTGGACAACTTATATATGCTGGGCTGAATTCATAATCATTGTTTGTGTAATATTAAGTATTATTACAGGAAGAGCAAACATAGACTCTTGTAGCATTTGGGAGGGATAGAAAACCAAAGTCAATTCACACAGGGCTTCCTCCTCCCATCACTTCCTTGCATTTGAGTTTCAGGCTAGCCCAAGTGGGTGAATGATTAGACAACTGCTGAAACGACTgtttaaataacaaattaatcaatcgacagaagacagaagataaaagcatgtacaacagtttctgcatcactaagatttaaaatagattggatttttgctatgtttctgaggtgataaaaacatgattggacaagcttagtgatatattgcttaaaacataaattgttattaaacaggacaccaagatttcttgcaaaaTGcttgatacagtatgttgtgacaggttaccagtagatggcaatatttgtttagtgatgttttggggccaaataacaaggatttcagttttatttgaagaaaatttatcgacatccaattttttatgtcagacaggcagtcctgcagagaactcagcatactaaggtcagtgggcttgacagggaggtacaactgtgtgtcatccgcataacaatgaaaagaaataccatgcctgcggattacatcacccaaaggaagcatgtatcaGGAGAACAGCATTgatcccagaattgaaccttgaggcacaccgtacttgatatgggaaaaggatgacatgaagttattaatgctgacacagaatttcctattggacagataagatgagaaccagtctagtgcagtgccagatatgcccaccgagtgcctcagtctatctaaaagaatgccatgataaattgtgtaaaaggcagcacttaagtctaACAGCACAAGAAGTGAACAcatgcgtctgcattcattaaaaggtcattagtgactttgagaagggctgtctcagtgctgtggtgttgattGAAAGctagattggaacttttcaaaggtattattgttttccacagcagtaaGAAGCTGCTTAGGTGGTGACACCAAGACAATGGTACAGGCCTGAATGCTTGACCCCTACTGTGTTTTATCTCTCACTGACTCTTTTGTCTTACGCTCGacattaaaagagaaaattgcAGAACATTTTGTTGTGACTGTAGGTAATCACTGCTTAGTAACATAGCATGTGAGACAGCAAAGCATAGAGGAAATATGACAGTTAgaaagcacacatgcacataaaatacattaagcACCAGTAC
This window contains:
- the LOC122862814 gene encoding pteroicidin-alpha-like, whose amino-acid sequence is MKCIVVFLVLSMVVLMAEPGEGFIGALIHGIHSLIKGKQNVAEQQEQQEQLDKRSVDYNPGQPSFA